One segment of Setaria viridis chromosome 4, Setaria_viridis_v4.0, whole genome shotgun sequence DNA contains the following:
- the LOC117853478 gene encoding uncharacterized mitochondrial protein AtMg00810-like, with product MSFEQSPHEAAIYRRGNGENALLVGVYVDDLVITGTKDAETAYAKRVVELAGLTDCNPALTPMEERLKLSRDSTTEEVDATQYRHLVGSLRYLAHTRPDLAFSVGYVSRFMQRPMMEHQQAVKRIVRYVVGTLDHGSAAILGLVLVLPRTAAVVD from the exons ATGAGCTTCGAGCAAAGCCCACACGAGGCGGCCATCTACCGGCGGGGCAATGGAGAAAATGCCCTGCTGGTGGGTGTCTACGTCGACGACTTGGTGATCACCGGCACCAAggatgcggag ACCGCCTACGCCAAGCGCGTCGTGGAGCTAGCCGGGCTCACCGACTGCAACCCAGCTCTcactccgatggaggagaggctgaagctgagccGCGACAGCACGACGGAGGAGGTAGACGCTACGCAGTACCGGCAtcttgtggggagccttcgctaTCTCGCCCACACACGGCCGGACTTGGCATTCTCCGTCGGCTACgtcagtcggttcatgcagcgaccgaTGATGGAGCACCAGCAGGCCGTGAAGAGGATCGTCCGCTACGTGGTGGGGACCCTCGACCACG GATCAGCTGCTATACTAGGCCTTGTGCTGGTCCTGCCTAGGACTGCAGCTGTTGTTGACTGA
- the LOC117853982 gene encoding mannan endo-1,4-beta-mannosidase 6 gives MRRGTRLYSLLGVLLLLGLAYLWLPGSGPSSGGGGPGGFKLPVPWLQPRMSFAGRAGTHFADAETGAPLYVNGWNSYWLLSSRSPALAAEMLRRGRRMGLTVCRTWAFSDGGPGALQISPGRFSEPVFQMLDYVIYEARRNHIRLILCLVNNLDNFGGKAQYVQWAQAAGANVTNSTDSFFSHPTIRGYYKEYVKVILTRRNSYSGIKYCDEPAIFAWELMNEPRCVSNSSGPHIQAWIEEMAAYVKSLDTKHLVTVGIEGFYGPGRSERLGVNPGDWAASLCSDFIQNSAVKDIDFASVHAYPDSWLPKASMEEKVKYLSNWVDSHLNDSEYILRKPVLFSEVGYLQHLGVNNTVNGDTILKLVYDKIYDSAKKLQAGGGALIWQLMVEGSHMYHDGFSMVAGERPSTYKLIKEQSCRLQRLYGKEGDPGWECSLPP, from the exons aTGCGGCGGGGGACGCGGCTCTACAGCCTCCtgggcgtcctcctcctcctgggcctcgcCTACCTCTGGCTCCCGGGCAGCGgcccctcctccggcggcggcgggcccggCGGGTTCAAGCTCCCCGTGCCGTGGCTGCAGCCGCGGATGTCCTTCGCGGGCCGCGCCGGCACCCACTTCGCCGACGCCGAAACCGGCGCGCCGCTCTACGTCAACGGCTGGAACTCCTACTGGCTCCTCTCGTCGCGTTCACCCGCGCTGGCCGCCGAGATGctgcgccgcggccggcgcatGGGGCTGACGGTCTGCCGCACTTGGGCGTTCAGCGACGGCGGGCCCGGCGCGCTCCAGATCTCCCCCGGCCGGTTCAGCGAGCCTGTCTTCCAG ATGCTGGATTATGTGATATATGAGGCCCGAAGAAATCATATTAGATTGATTCTTTGCCTTGTCAACAACCTTGATAACTTTGGAGGGAAGGCTCAGTATGTTCAGTGGGCACAAGCAGCTGGTGCAAATGTGACAAATTCTACGGATTCCTTTTTCTCTCACCCAACTATTAGAGGTTACTATAAGGAGTATGTAAAG GTGATATTAACCCGAAGAAATTCTTACAGTGGAATCAAATACTGTGATGAACCTGCTATATTTGCTTGGGAACTCATGAATGAGCCTAGGTGTGTGTCCAATTCATCAGGTCCTCATATTCAG GCTTGGATAGAAGAAATGGCAGCATATGTTAAGAGTTTAGACACAAAGCATCTTGTTACAGTTGGTATTGAAGGATTTTATGGCCCTGGGAGATCTGAGAGACTGGGTGTCAATCCTGGAGACTGGGCAGCTTCACTTTGCTCGGATTTCATACAGAACTCAGCTGTTAAAGACATTGATTTTGCATCAGTTCATGCCTATCCTGATAGCTG GTTGCCGAAGGCAAGcatggaagaaaaagtcaagtACCTTTCTAACTGGGTTGATTCGCACTTGAATGACAGTGAATACATCTTGAGAAAACCTGTACTGTTTTCAGAAGTAGGGTACCTCCAGCATCTGGGAGTGAACAATACGGTCAATGGAGACACTATCCTAAAACTTGTTTATGATAAAATATATGATTCAGCAAAAAAGCTGCAGGCAGGAGGTGGTGCTCTTATTTGGCAGTTGATGGTTGAAGGGAGTCATATGTACCATGATGGCTTCTCCATGGTGGCAGGGGAACGTCCCTCAACATATAAGTTGATAAAGGAGCAGTCATGCCGACTGCAAAGGTTATATGGAAAAGAGGGTGACCCAGGTTGGGAATGTTCATTACCGCCCTAG
- the LOC117853981 gene encoding anthranilate O-methyltransferase 2, whose amino-acid sequence MGAKAAIQVNAYQILGDNSRPGFPFLSHQKRQKSHLIFLKLSQRRHEATELLAGHQPKLQRSTHVHATEVEHVFHMKGGNGETSYAKNSRLQRKAILETKPLLEMAIAEVCMSMTALPRTMVVADLGCSCGPNALLFVSEVICTVADRLKTFGHNPVEIQFFLNDLPGNDFNHVFRSLAEFHMCMAEEGSAEGGDQLPAYYIAGLPGSFYRRLLPCRSVHLFHSSYCLMWCSQVPEELLEGKYVNEGKICIGATTPPAVVKLYQEQFHRDFSRFLELRSMELVPGGQMVLTILGRKHRDPRTGELFTLYALLAQALQCLLLEGRVEKEKLDGFNLPLYTPSVEEVAAAVEAGGLFDVRRVQLFQSNWDPHDDSEDSNAVTGGARESGENVARVTRAVLEALLVQHLGECVLDELFVVFARLVAAHLEEEKTKFTVIVLVLSLREGRKEASVPRAPASVDGHAHAKMRVASEV is encoded by the exons ATGGGCGCTAAGGCGGCGATCCAGGTTAACGCATATCAAATCCTTGGTGACAATTCTCGGCCTGGATTTCCATTTCTCAGCCACCAGAAACGTCAAAAATCCCATCTGATTTTCTTGAAATTATCCCAAAGAAGGCATGAAGCCACCGAGCTACTTGCCGGTCACCAGCCCAAGCTTCAAAGATCGACTCATGTCCATGCTACTGAAGTAGAGCATGTTTTTCACATGAAAGGAGGCAATGGAGAAACCAGCTACGCCAAGAACTCTAGGCTTCAG AGGAAAGCAATATTGGAGACCAAGCCATTGCTGGAGATGGCGATCGCAGAAGTGTGTATGAGTATGACTGCCCTTCCTCGCACTATGGTTGTCGCCGACCTTGGCTGCTCCTGCGGGCCGAACGCCCTCCTCTTCGTCTCCGAGGTGATCTGCACGGTTGCCGACCGCCTCAAGACGTTTGGTCACAATCCCGTGGAGATCCAGTTCTTCCTGAACGACCTCCCGGGAAACGACTTCAACCACGTCTTCCGGTCGCTTGCCGAGTTCCACATGTGCATGGCTGAAGAAGGCTCTGCGGAGGGAGGGGATCAACTGCCGGCATACTACATCGCCGGGTTACCCGGCTCCTTCTACCGGAGGCTCCTCCCCTGCCGAAGCGTTCACCTCTTCCACTCCTCCTACTGCCTCATGTGGTGCTCGCAG GTCCCCGAGGAGCTCTTGGAAGGCAAGTACGTGAACGAAGGCAAGATCTGCATCGGGGCAACGACGCCTCCTGCAGTGGTCAAACTGTACCAGGAGCAGTTCCACAGGGACTTCTCGCGGTTCCTCGAGCTGCGGTCCATGGAGCTCGTCCCCGGCGGCCAGATGGTGCTCACCATCCTCGGCAGAAAACACCGGGATCCCCGCACCGGCGAGCTCTTCACGCTCTACGCGCTGCTAGCACAAGCTCTACAATGTCTTCTCCTAGAG GGCCgcgtggagaaggagaagctgGATGGCTTCAACCTGCCGCTGTACACGCCgtcggtggaggaggtggcggcggcggtggaggcaggtGGCCTGTTCGACGTCCGCCGCGTCCAGCTCTTCCAGTCGAACTGGGATCCTCACGACGACTCCGAGGACAGCAACGCCGTCACCGGCGGCGCACGAGAGAGCGGGGAGAACGTGGCGAGGGTGACCAGAGCGGTGCTGGAGGCCCTGCTCGTCCAGCACCTCGGGGAGTGCGTGCTCGACGAGCTCTTCGTCGTCTTCGCGCGGCTCGTCGCGGCGCacctggaggaggagaagaccaAGTTCACCGTCATTGTCCTCGTCCTCTCCCTCAGGGAAGGGCGGAAAGAGGCGTCCGTGCCGCGGGCACCTGCTTCAGTGGATGGTCATGCACATGCAAAGATGCGAGTGGCCTCTGAAGTCTGA